GGTGGGCGCCAACCGGCTGGGCGAACGGCGCATGGCCGAGTTGCTGGACAAGTACGGCAAAAACACGGTCATGGCCGCCACCGAGGAGCTGGCCGGTCACGCCGAGCGGCGCCTCCGGCAGGTCATCGCCTCCTGGCCCGACGGCCGGTACCAAGGCGAGGCGTGCGTCGACAACGACGGCATCGACCTCGACAAACCCGTGCGCATCCGTGTCACCGTGGAAAAGACCGGCGACCGCGTCCTTTTCGACTTCTCCGAGTGCAGTCCCCAGACCACCGGCCCCGCCAACATCCGCCCGCCCTTGGTGCGGGCCTGCTGCTACTACTGCCTCATCGCTCTCGTGGACCCGTTCCTGCCCATCAACCAAGGCTTGGCGCGGGTGGTGGAAACCCGCTTCCGCCAGGGGACCGTGGTCTGTCCCGACTACCCCGCCGCGGTGAACGCCTACATGCCCACCGCGCTGGTGGTGGCCGAGGCCGTGCTTCAGGCCATGGGCTCCCTGGTCCCCGGCAAGACCATCGCCGAGGGCTCCGGCAGCGGCGCCATCGCCTTGGGCGGCCGCGCCCGCGACGGCAAGCGCAGCTACGTCCAGTACGAGATCTTCGCCGGCGGCGTCGGCGGCCGCAACGGCAAGGACGGCGCCTCCGCCACCTCCTTCCACCTGAGCAACGGCAAGATCGCCCCCGTGGAGATCATCGAGTCCGAGTTCCCCACCCGCGTCGAACGCTTCGAGCTCCTGCAGGACTCCGGCGGCCCCGGCCGCCACCGCGGCGGCCTCGGCTTCGTCCGCGAGTACCGCATCCTCCAGGACGAAGTGCGCTTCTCCATGCGCACCGACAAGCACGCCCTCGCCCCTCAGGGCATCGCCGGCGGCCACTCCGGCGGCACCGGCGCCTGCATCATCAACCCCGGCGACGACGACGAGCGCAGCATGCCCTCGCGTTTCGGCGATCAGCGCCTCAAGAGCGGCGACGTGCTGCGGATGGAGCGCCCGGGCGGCGGCGGCGTGGGAGCAGCGTTCGAGCGCAGCCCGGAGGCGGTGCTGGAAGATGTGCGTCAGGGGTACGTGTCGATGGAGCGGGCAAGGGACGACTACGGGGTTGCTTTGAGCAACCGAGAGGGCGCGATTGTCCTGGATCGGCCCGCGACCAACCAACTGCGTGGCAAGGGCTGAACGGTGGAATGCAATAACTCTCCCTTGACGGGATTCAATCGATCTCGTCTTCGGACACGACCCACGGTTCTTGAAGCGCCGCGTCGCGCCATTCGACGAAGGCAGGCAGTGCCAGGACAGCACGGCTGTAGGCGGTGCAAGTGTCGTCGAGTTCGACCCCGTACGTATCCAGGCGAGTGACCACCGGGGCGAACATGGCATCGGCCACACCGAAGCCGCCGAAGAGAAAGTCGCCGCTCTCACAGTAGCGGTCACGGCACTCACGCCAGATCTCGCATACCCGGGCGATGTCTTCCGCGACCCCGGGGCCACGGCCCTTGCCCTTCAGGTCCGTGCGACGCAGGTTCATGGGCATGCAGTTGCGCAGAGCGGTAAAGCCGGCATGCATTTCGTTGGCGATGGAACGAGCCATCGCACGCGCATCCCGATCCTCGGGCCACAGGCTGGCCTCGGGGAACAGCTCGTGGGCGTATTCCAGGATCGCGAGGGTTTCCCATATGGTGCGTTCGCCGTGAAGCAACACCGGCACGCGCCCCGACGGGGAGACGGCGGCGATGGCTTCCTTCCAGTTCTCGTCGAACAGCAGAATCATCTTTTCGGCAAACGGGATGCCGGCATGGCGCAGAGCCAGCCACGGCCGAAGGGACCATGAGGAGTAGTTCTTGTTGCCGATCACCAGGGTCAGTTCGCTCATCTCAACATTCTCCCGCCACCCGCCGTTCCATGGTGGAGTCGGCTGCATGGACCCTCACTGCTGCCAACAGGGCATCACCCGGACAGCCTATCGGGGGGCGGAAAGGGCTCGACCGTTTGTCACGCGGCCGGTTTCTTGACCTTGGCAATCTGTTTCATCGCCAAGGCGGCCACGGCCAGTTTCCGGACATCTTTCCAGCAGTCAGAGGACTGCAAGGCCTCGACCGTCCAACTTGTGGCATTTGTCTCGCCACTCATTTGGTCGAGTTTCCGGTCCAGAGATCGCAGCGCGGAGAGTTCGCCTTGCGTCAGGTCGTTCCTTGACACTGCATCGTCGACAACCCAACAACTGTCGCTGTAGTCAAGCGCCAGTTCATCAACCGCTCGACCGTCACCTGCCGCCTCGAGTATCGCAATCTGCTCGCCGGCGGGAAGAGCGAGGTTGAGCACTGCATCCCACAGCAAGGCGAGTCGTTCCTCTGTTGATGCTGTCTTCGGCATCACGTCAACCTCAATGAAGCTTGGTTCCCGCTGGAAACAATTGAAGAGTTTACACCGAAATTCGTCACCCGCCAATGCGGCCGCAGCCCGTAACGCCCTCTCTACAACGCCAAAAACGGGCCCGTTCACTCACTGTGCGACTGCTGAGTTGCCCTCTTCCCCCCATCGGGTTAAAATATCTTCCGGAATGGCGGAAACATTTAAGGCGAGGGCTTGGGCCAAAGAATCCTGGTCGGCAACCGAGGCATCATGCATCACCGGTGTCCCCTTGAAGCAGGTGCATCGGATCATTGACGCCGGCTTGCTGGGTGAGGCAGCAGAGAGCCGAAGCGGCACACGCATCGTGCTCGGGACAGGCCTAGTTGGCCTGAAAATTGCTTACCAGTTAAGGCCAGTCCTTACACCGGAGGGACGACGCCGTTTTATCCGGCGCCTGCTCGACGAGCCAGCAGCCGAGACCGTGTATGACGAGCCCCTTTTGGTCGATTTGCGGGTGATGGAGGAGGCTGTGTTTCGGCGGGTCACGCTCTTGGCAGAGGCGAAGCGAATGGTCGAGACCGACGACAAGGTGATGGCAGGAGCACCGTGTTTCAAAGGCACGCGGATCCCGGTCCACGATATCGCCGCCATGCTCGCGAACGGTGACTCCGTTTCCTCACTCCGGACCGCTTATCCGAGATTAACGGAAAGACAGATCAGCGCTGCGCCAATATACGCCGAAGCGTATCCGCGCCGCGGACGGCGGCGCAATGTATCACCGTCGCGAAGACCCATGACACGCTCGTCTCGTGTGATCCACTCCGACGACCTCCCACCGACGTCGTGAAATTCCTGATCGACGAGTGCCTCAGTCCCGACCTCGCCACGGACGCGCGCAAGAGGGGATTCCTTGAATCGGTGCACGTAACGTGGCTCGGTCTGGGAGCAACAGCAGACTGGGTCATTGTCCGGCGCGCCGTACAGGATGGCTATGTGCTTGTCACGAATAACACAATAGACTTCACACGCTTGGTTGAACGTGAGGCCATACACTCAGGACTCATCTGCCTGAACGTGACACATGAGTTTATGAGCCTCGTGGTACAAAAGCGGTTGTTTAGCCTTGCCCTCGACCACTTGGCCCAGG
The genomic region above belongs to Deltaproteobacteria bacterium and contains:
- a CDS encoding hydantoinase B/oxoprolinase family protein, yielding IVQEMQTSLFRTGFSTIIRESHDASCAILNTRAEVIAQHVVLPLHMGAFPACAEGLLERFSPEYLQEGDAYIVNHPYRGGSPHAPDMGVLTPVFYQGEWVGFCASMAHKSDIGGTVPGSGSGTAREIFQEGLHLPAVKFMDAGRPVRELEWFIHANSRTPEVVVGDIRGQVGANRLGERRMAELLDKYGKNTVMAATEELAGHAERRLRQVIASWPDGRYQGEACVDNDGIDLDKPVRIRVTVEKTGDRVLFDFSECSPQTTGPANIRPPLVRACCYYCLIALVDPFLPINQGLARVVETRFRQGTVVCPDYPAAVNAYMPTALVVAEAVLQAMGSLVPGKTIAEGSGSGAIALGGRARDGKRSYVQYEIFAGGVGGRNGKDGASATSFHLSNGKIAPVEIIESEFPTRVERFELLQDSGGPGRHRGGLGFVREYRILQDEVRFSMRTDKHALAPQGIAGGHSGGTGACIINPGDDDERSMPSRFGDQRLKSGDVLRMERPGGGGVGAAFERSPEAVLEDVRQGYVSMERARDDYGVALSNREGAIVLDRPATNQLRGKG
- a CDS encoding glutathione S-transferase family protein, encoding MSELTLVIGNKNYSSWSLRPWLALRHAGIPFAEKMILLFDENWKEAIAAVSPSGRVPVLLHGERTIWETLAILEYAHELFPEASLWPEDRDARAMARSIANEMHAGFTALRNCMPMNLRRTDLKGKGRGPGVAEDIARVCEIWRECRDRYCESGDFLFGGFGVADAMFAPVVTRLDTYGVELDDTCTAYSRAVLALPAFVEWRDAALQEPWVVSEDEID
- a CDS encoding DUF433 domain-containing protein, which gives rise to MHRIIDAGLLGEAAESRSGTRIVLGTGLVGLKIAYQLRPVLTPEGRRRFIRRLLDEPAAETVYDEPLLVDLRVMEEAVFRRVTLLAEAKRMVETDDKVMAGAPCFKGTRIPVHDIAAMLANGDSVSSLRTAYPRLTERQISAAPIYAEAYPRRGRRRNVSPSRRPMTRSSRVIHSDDLPPTS
- a CDS encoding DUF5615 family PIN-like protein: MKFLIDECLSPDLATDARKRGFLESVHVTWLGLGATADWVIVRRAVQDGYVLVTNNTIDFTRLVEREAIHSGLICLNVTHEFMSLVVQKRLFSLALDHLAQDEPINDVLEITMTRDKRVQVRRWASSGL